The window GGATCAAGTCCGTTAAGTAACTTATCATCATAGCTCGTTGAATACTTTTCGTATATCGCATTTAACTCTGTATTTAGGATAATCGTGCCAGCCGAATCAACAGAAATCTTTCTGGAGGTATATGTTCGGGGTGGATCATCCTCCATAACCTCACGCCTTAAATTAATGACATCTGCAACATCTTTGTCACGATGCTGGAGGGCTGTATAGGAAGTGATTTCAATTTTCACATTTTCTGCTATGCTGCCAGGATTAATTTGATATATTTTCTCAACAGTTTTCATGTCGATGTCATTAAAGACCAACTCGCGAACATCGCCGTGGGCTGTAGGCAGCAACTTAGCAGAATGGGCATCAGGGATAAAAACAATCTTGTTGGCAAATTCGCCGGCTTTTTCATCTTGATAAACTAGGATACCTGACAATACAGCAACTCCTTCAAACGTTGCTCCCATTAAATTGGATTGCCCGTTATTAGGCGTTTTTCTAACAAGCTCCCAACCCTTCAGGATATCACCCTTCTCGATATGTTCATAAAATGGGAGGCCGCTTGACTGAGGATTTGGAGTGGAACCCGTTATGCCTTCCAGGTATCCTAATTCGGTTGCAGCAATTCCGCCAGCTAAAAAGATAAATCCTGCAGCTGCAATAGCTGTCAGTGCTTTAGGTAGAATATCGCGCTTTTTTCGCGGCTTTTTTCCTTTTAGCGACTGAATCCGGTTCATGATTTGCTCTTTTTCATTAACGGTTAAACGCGCTTCTGCCAAAGCGCTTCCGTGCATGGCACTTCTCAGCTCCTTACTAAACTGATTCACAATTGCCACCTCTTTCAGTCGGAGTATAGGTTTTCCTCAACTTATCCTGGGCCCGGTACAACCTTGTCTTCACGGTACTGGGTGAAAGATCTAGAGTTTCACTTATTTCCACAATGGAGAGGTCCTGGTAGTAGTGAAGGAGGAGAACTTCCCTGTATTTGAAAGGAAGTGACCAGACCGCTTTTAAAAGCTGCTGATTTGAATCATTTGCCAATGCCTCTTCCTCGGGAGTAAGTCCTTTGTCTTTCAAAAAAGAAAATATCTTTTCGGCAGTAGAAATATGGCGATGATGCCAACTCTTCACATAGTCCCTGGAACGGTTTATCGCAATTGCATAAAGCCAGGTTTTATATGACGAACGGCCTGAAAAGCTGTCTAATTTTAAATAAACAGCAACAAACACATCCTGTACGAGGTCACTGGCGATTCCCCAATCCCGAACATACGAATAAATCAACCCTTTTACACTGTCGCCGTAGGCGTCCATCAGCGCTTCCAGCTTTGCTTCATTATCATGCGCATGATTAATCCGCCTTTCCGCTAAATCATTCGGCATCATCTATCCCCCTAATGTGACTTCCTTGTTTCCCTTTAGACGACAGCAAATTAGTAAAAGCTTCATTTTTTAAAAATTTGATAAAAGAAACGCAGCAAAAAGGCCGGAAACCTTTTAAATTTCCTGTAGTTTTCTCCTTAATTTATTGAGGGCGGCATGGACACTCTTCCGGTTTTCTTCAGTGTTAAGTTTATGCCTTGCCTGGAGAAGGACTGGACGGACAGATTCGACAGAACGGCCAAACGCCTCCATCCACTGGTATCGGGGAACCATCCATATATGAAAATGATGGGTAGTGTCTTCATTATAAAAATAATAAACATAATCAATTCCAAGAGCTTCACGCTGTGCGGCCCGGATTTTCCTGAGCATGTATATCAGGTCAGCGGCCTCCTCATCGTAAATTTCATCCATGCAGGAGAAATGCCGCTTTGATGCAAGAATGACAAGCCCTTCGATAGGATAAGCTACATCCTGGTGTGCATGGAAATATTCCGATTCGATTACGGTGCCGCCTTCTGGTTCAATAAGCCCGCTTGTTATGGCGCAGCTCAAGCATTGTACTTCCACTGTTTCTCCATTAGCGAGAGTAATTTTTCTCATAACCTTCACTCCAATCCCCTATTTCAACTAGTAGAATAGCATTCGGATAGGTATAAGGATACAAAAAAGTAAAAATTTACAGACGGTATGTACTACTTAATAAATGTAGCAGTAATGGCGGTATTCTTGTTCTTAAAGGTAAAACTTTAAAAGGGCAGCGGGTTTAGCTTAATTCGGATAGTACCGTGTTCTCGCAATAGGAGAATCGAGAAGAAGAGGGATGGACTGACATTAGGTGGGCGGGAGGAGATGTTCTAAAAGATTGCGGGAGGTTAGCATGTTTCGATGATTCCGAAAACAACTTATGGGTTATTTCCCTGGACCATTAATTAAGATTAAACAGATAAACTTTCATTACTATTTCGGAAAAATATACAAATTTTTGTAATTTTATACACAACCAGCCAATTTAAAAAACAGGCCCAAAAATTTTAGGGACCTGTTTTTTTTATTTTCCCAACTTAAAAGTGGTTTGAATCCATCATGTTAAAGTTTTTGGATGCTTCAGCACCACCAGTTCCATGACAGCTTTTATACATTTCCTTTAGCTCTTTTTCATTTATTTCAGGGTGCATTTGCTGGATATGCTCTTTCATTTTCCCGAAGTTTATATCTATTCCTTTACCAGTTTCCTCTGCTAAAGCACCAGCCGAGCTTGCACCTAATAAAATAGCTGCTCCGAAAAGTGTAACCGCGAATTTTTTCATTTTTATCTCCTCCTAATACGTGATAAATATATTCTACTAGGCAGTTATGCAGAATTTTTGCAGAAGAAGTGAATAAATTGTGAGCTCTTACGCGATAATTTTCCCAATAATCAAGATGAGTTTGAGATTGCTAGTATCTGAATTGTTTAAATATACTAATAATACGCAGCACACATTGCTGCAGATTTTCACACTCGAGAGGAGCAAGCAAATGAAGCAGAGAACCAAAATAGGATCGGCTGTTTTGAGTTTAGTATTGGGAGTTTCCGTTTTTGCTACAGCCGCATTCGGGCAAGCACCCGAACAGGCAGCGAAGGATTCCTACCGGGTATTGATTAATGGAAGCAGTTCAGAAAAAGCCACGGCAAAGCAAAACTATGGAAAGCGCCACGATTTTGGCGTTCAAGGATTCACTACGACAGTCAATGAAAGCCAATATAAGGCTTTATTGAAAAATAAAAACCTCAAAATCGAGTTAGTTGAACAAGTCCAGATTGATTCCAAGCCTGGCGGTGGTGATGCATTAGCACCTACAGATCAGACTCCTTGGGGAATTGAAGCCATTTATAATGATTCTACTATTACACAAACAATCGGCGGTGATGGCATCAAGGTAGCTGTCCTGGATACAGGCGCGAACACGGCACATACAGATTTGGCTAACAATGTTGAACAATGTAAAGATTTCACTCAACGCACATCTCCACTTGTTAATGGAGTGTGTAACGATAAGAATGGCCATGGAACTCATGTTTCCGGAACAGTCCTTGCTAATGGAGGAAACGGAACTGGAATTTATGGGGTTGCCCCTCAAGCGGAGCTTTGGGCATATAAAGTGCTGAATGACCGTGGCTCAGGCTATTCCGATGATATTGCGGCAGCAATTGAACATGCAGCTAATGAAGCAAACCGCTTAGGTGTAAAGACAGTTATTTCAATGTCCCTTGGTTCCAGTACCAAAAACACATTGATTTCCAACGCTGTTGATTACGCTTATGGCAAAGGTGCCCTTGTTGTTGCCGCGGCTGGTAACTCTGGTCCTAGTGCAAACACAATCGGCTACCCTGGCGCTCTGGTAAATGCGATTGCTGTTGCATCCCTGGATAACACATTTGTAAATGGAACACATAAAGTATCCGACTTCTCATCAAGGGGTAACCCAAATACAGACGGAGATTATGTAATCCAGGAACGTGATGTGGAACTTTCTGCTCCGGGTGGGGCAGTATATTCAACTGCTACAAGTGGTGGATACACAACTATGAGCGGCACTTCAATGGCAACCCCTCATATTTCTGGGCTTGCAGCGAAAATCTGGGCTGAAAACAAATCACTCTCCAATGTCCAGCTTCGTACTGAGCTTCAAAATCGCGCAAAATTATACGACATTAAAGGTGGTACAGGTTCTGCTACTGGCGATGACTATGCATCAGGCTTTGGATTCCCGCGAGTAAAATAAGGGGTACAAATAAAATCCACTATACGACACAACACGATCTGAATCCCATGCCATCCAGCCTTATTGCTGGATGGTTTTGGGTATTTACTGATAATATAGTAAAATAAAATTCTAATTATTAAGAATAATCTC is drawn from Bacillus sp. FJAT-18017 and contains these coding sequences:
- a CDS encoding sigma-70 family RNA polymerase sigma factor, with protein sequence MMPNDLAERRINHAHDNEAKLEALMDAYGDSVKGLIYSYVRDWGIASDLVQDVFVAVYLKLDSFSGRSSYKTWLYAIAINRSRDYVKSWHHRHISTAEKIFSFLKDKGLTPEEEALANDSNQQLLKAVWSLPFKYREVLLLHYYQDLSIVEISETLDLSPSTVKTRLYRAQDKLRKTYTPTERGGNCESV
- a CDS encoding HIT family protein; the encoded protein is MRKITLANGETVEVQCLSCAITSGLIEPEGGTVIESEYFHAHQDVAYPIEGLVILASKRHFSCMDEIYDEEAADLIYMLRKIRAAQREALGIDYVYYFYNEDTTHHFHIWMVPRYQWMEAFGRSVESVRPVLLQARHKLNTEENRKSVHAALNKLRRKLQEI
- a CDS encoding S8 family peptidase, producing MKQRTKIGSAVLSLVLGVSVFATAAFGQAPEQAAKDSYRVLINGSSSEKATAKQNYGKRHDFGVQGFTTTVNESQYKALLKNKNLKIELVEQVQIDSKPGGGDALAPTDQTPWGIEAIYNDSTITQTIGGDGIKVAVLDTGANTAHTDLANNVEQCKDFTQRTSPLVNGVCNDKNGHGTHVSGTVLANGGNGTGIYGVAPQAELWAYKVLNDRGSGYSDDIAAAIEHAANEANRLGVKTVISMSLGSSTKNTLISNAVDYAYGKGALVVAAAGNSGPSANTIGYPGALVNAIAVASLDNTFVNGTHKVSDFSSRGNPNTDGDYVIQERDVELSAPGGAVYSTATSGGYTTMSGTSMATPHISGLAAKIWAENKSLSNVQLRTELQNRAKLYDIKGGTGSATGDDYASGFGFPRVK